In the genome of Impatiens glandulifera chromosome 6, dImpGla2.1, whole genome shotgun sequence, the window TGGCCTTAGTAGCTCGAGATTCTACCTCGTTGgtaagtgtatatatatatatatatagatcatttataagaaatatataatgaataaataatgttGTTGACAGATTAATGGACCTTTTTGGGAAGTGCCCTTGGGGAGAAGAGATGGAAGTGTATCCATCTCGAATGAGGCCTTAAATGGTTTGCCATCTCCCTTTGCCAACATTACAACACTCAAGACCCAATTTTCGGTTTTGGGTTTGAACTCAAAAGATCTTGCGGTTCTTTCAGGTGCATGCATTATAAATTGTTCCTATCTCTTGACCAATATATCCTTTGAGAAAACAGTTTACTCtttgaatatattttgtttaaaaaccttcaataaatttcattgGATACATTTTGTTTTGGTCAATTATTTGATTTGGACATAcatgtatcaaaataaaatcacatttgaaaaattagaattttttagtTGGAcatatacttagaaaatttaaattcagATTTTGACTTATGTATCTAGCTAGTATTGAATATCAATAGTATTATAGTATAACAATTTTGTTATCAAGTATCTCATTATATGGAGCATATATATGTGAATCCAAAAAATATCACGTTTATAAACTTAACTTAATTTGatacatatttaataatttcttgatAATTTCTCGTCTAGATTACAATTACGTAGGGTTGGTTCTTATATTGTTTTTACGGTAATACAGGAGCACACACAATTGGAATAGGTCATTGTTTCGCCTTCAACAACCGGTTGTACAACTTCACCGGTAAGGGCGACACAGACCCCACCATGGACCCTAACTACATAGCTCGGCTCAAGACTCGATGCAAGCCTGGGGACTCTACAACCTTTGTCGAGATGGACCCTGGAAGTTTCAAAACCTTTGACGAGGATTACTACACGATGGTCTCAAAGAGGAGAGGCTTGTTCCAATCCGATGCAGCCCTATTAGCCGATCAAGAGACAAAAGCCTATGTGAAGCTTCAAGCTTTAAGCCATGGTTCTACCTTCTTTAAGGATTTTGGTGTTTCAATGATTAAGATGGGGAATGTTGGAGTGCTCACAGGGAATGCTGGTGAAATAAGGAAGCAATGTGCTTTGGTTAATTAGATGAAATTAAATAGCTAGGCTTCTCAttgcttgtttttattttatttcatttttattatctaaatttgATTGagtgttatttttatataataattaataattatgtggTCTATTTATTTTATGGAAATAATGATGAATGTaatgttaatttaatatatcaagttatattaaataacttgAAGCTGGAAGGAAAATGTGGATTTGTCTAAGATGATTTGTGGGGACttcttaatttgattttttcccAAAGctatataaaatgtttaatatgCATCAGTCATTCGTGCCATGGAAGCATTTCGGAATTTGTACGTTTTAATTTTTGGCCTTTATTTAAAGATGggtcttttttaaataaatattacttgCGTTTAATTGAATTGATCTCAATATGCTAATTGAGTTGATCTCAATATGAAATAATACATATGTAGGAGAGGTTAAATTTCCTACCTCTTATGCTTAAGTTTTACACACTCTAAACAACCAATTGAACTATTCtagattttgaaaattaaattaaaattttgtttataaaatcatttttttcatatattagatatcttgtctttaaataaacagaaaatatataaaaaatgttgttacaaaaaattaaataaactataatatacAAAGAATGAAATGACCGAtcgagatgttgattcgagacatgtgtttagcacattttccttaaaacagtttcaccgtctcccatTTTACTGGAGGTTATCACAGATGACTGTCTCCTAAGGTACAACAAATTTAGTAGTGATTTAGCATTGGAATCACTACGTAGTGAACTTAacaaagtacctgaatcaaTCATCGGATTTTAACGGAAATACGACGAATTAAGAACTCAAAAAACACTCAACCACTCAGTTGAGTAA includes:
- the LOC124942823 gene encoding peroxidase 27-like, whose amino-acid sequence is MTSQKMIISVVFKLFMFLALFGIANSQGLKLDFYKKTCPPLNAIVRETTAHFVLRAPTLAAPLLRMHFHDCFVRGCDGSVLLNSTKSNQSEKEAIPNQTLRGWQVIDAAKTAIEKKCPGVVSCADILALVARDSTSLINGPFWEVPLGRRDGSVSISNEALNGLPSPFANITTLKTQFSVLGLNSKDLAVLSGAHTIGIGHCFAFNNRLYNFTGKGDTDPTMDPNYIARLKTRCKPGDSTTFVEMDPGSFKTFDEDYYTMVSKRRGLFQSDAALLADQETKAYVKLQALSHGSTFFKDFGVSMIKMGNVGVLTGNAGEIRKQCALVN